In one window of Prevotella sp. E13-17 DNA:
- a CDS encoding alpha/beta hydrolase family protein, with translation MVKRLFSLVSCLTVVMMVSAGRIDSKKVFSKAMNREVEVTIVSPTQGDGPCPVIYLLHGAFGHERSWLEIRPDLVDVADREHVIFVTPRAYNTWYFDSPRHPEVRYETFLSSELISYVDSHYRTIATRQGRAITGLSMGGHGALHTALRHPDMFGAVGSTSGGVDFRPFPQNWNIQDELGEMAANKQVWDEHVAVNLIDRIQNHQLAIIFDCGESDFFLEVNKELHQRLLGRGIDHDFIQRPGGHNSEYWANAIDYQILFFQKFFHHNKR, from the coding sequence ATGGTGAAAAGATTGTTTTCTCTTGTGTCCTGCCTGACTGTCGTAATGATGGTCAGTGCAGGACGCATTGATTCTAAGAAGGTGTTCAGCAAGGCCATGAACCGCGAGGTAGAGGTGACCATCGTGTCCCCTACTCAAGGCGATGGACCTTGTCCTGTGATATACCTGTTGCATGGCGCCTTCGGTCACGAACGGTCGTGGCTCGAGATACGTCCTGACTTGGTCGATGTGGCCGACCGCGAGCATGTCATCTTTGTGACACCTCGTGCCTATAACACCTGGTATTTCGACAGTCCCCGACATCCTGAGGTGCGCTACGAGACCTTCCTCTCTTCCGAACTCATCAGCTACGTCGATAGCCACTATCGCACCATCGCCACGCGGCAGGGACGTGCCATCACCGGACTCAGCATGGGTGGTCATGGTGCGCTCCACACGGCATTGCGCCATCCCGACATGTTTGGTGCTGTGGGCAGCACCAGCGGTGGCGTGGACTTCCGTCCGTTCCCTCAGAATTGGAACATCCAAGACGAGTTGGGCGAGATGGCTGCCAACAAGCAGGTGTGGGACGAGCATGTCGCCGTGAACCTCATCGACCGCATCCAGAACCATCAGCTGGCCATCATCTTCGACTGTGGCGAAAGCGACTTCTTCCTGGAGGTCAACAAAGAACTGCACCAGCGCCTGCTGGGCCGTGGCATCGACCACGACTTCATTCAGCGTCCCGGCGGTCACAACAGTGAATATTGGGCGAATGCCATCGACTATCAGATTCTGTTTTTCCAAAAGTTTTTTCATCATAACAAACGCTAA
- a CDS encoding DUF2442 domain-containing protein: MINAQGIMLSVLGNDYFLSYNRIPWMKDAPIRSVLNVQMSGSEAIEWPDLDVDLEIDSLRHPERYPLVIKRNPLDFVKV, translated from the coding sequence ATGATTAATGCGCAAGGCATTATGCTTTCTGTGCTTGGTAATGATTATTTCCTATCCTATAATCGTATACCTTGGATGAAAGATGCCCCAATCCGTAGCGTGCTGAATGTGCAGATGTCTGGTTCGGAAGCTATAGAATGGCCTGACCTTGACGTAGATCTTGAAATAGATAGTTTGCGTCATCCGGAGCGCTATCCGCTCGTTATCAAAAGAAATCCACTAGACTTTGTAAAAGTGTAA
- a CDS encoding glycoside hydrolase family 43 protein, protein MEQYWNQQQQKPRTLANGALWRDESGRHINAHGGGVMKYGDTYYWFGEHKDDHTSSAMVGVMCYASKDLVNWRNCGVALSVSDERGHDIERGCILERPKVIYNKVTGKFCMWFHLELKGQGYAAARYGVAVADRPEGPYKFLYSQRANAGTWPVEMQNAQSQALLDTLNVAHFEKWWTPAWYEALRNGLFVKRDFATGQMARDMTLYVDDDGKAYHIFSSEDNMTLHVAELTADYLHHTGRYTRVAAGGQNEAPAIFKHDGTYWMITSGCTGWDPNEARMFSAPSIWGPWTQHPNPCRGPKAEKTFGGQSTYVLTLDDGHHIFMADIWRPRHPRDARYVWIPIDFENGKPVVRWCDEVSF, encoded by the coding sequence CTGGAACAGTATTGGAACCAGCAACAACAGAAGCCGCGCACCCTTGCCAATGGCGCACTGTGGCGCGACGAGAGTGGCCGTCATATCAATGCCCACGGTGGCGGCGTCATGAAGTATGGCGATACGTATTATTGGTTTGGCGAACATAAGGACGACCATACCAGCAGTGCCATGGTGGGGGTGATGTGCTACGCCTCGAAAGACCTGGTGAACTGGCGCAACTGTGGTGTGGCGCTGAGTGTCAGCGATGAGCGCGGCCACGACATAGAACGCGGCTGCATATTGGAGCGCCCGAAGGTAATATATAATAAGGTGACGGGCAAGTTCTGCATGTGGTTCCACCTGGAACTGAAAGGACAGGGCTACGCTGCCGCTCGCTATGGCGTGGCAGTGGCTGATCGCCCCGAAGGACCCTATAAGTTCTTGTATTCGCAAAGGGCCAATGCGGGCACGTGGCCCGTGGAAATGCAGAATGCACAGAGTCAGGCGCTATTAGACACACTCAACGTGGCCCATTTTGAGAAGTGGTGGACGCCAGCATGGTACGAAGCCCTGCGAAACGGACTCTTCGTGAAGCGCGACTTCGCCACAGGCCAGATGGCGCGCGACATGACGCTCTATGTGGATGACGACGGCAAGGCCTACCATATTTTCTCGTCGGAAGACAACATGACACTGCACGTGGCTGAGCTGACGGCCGACTACCTGCATCACACCGGTCGTTACACCCGTGTGGCAGCAGGCGGACAGAACGAGGCACCGGCCATCTTCAAGCACGACGGCACCTACTGGATGATTACCTCGGGTTGCACCGGTTGGGACCCCAACGAGGCCCGCATGTTCTCGGCACCCAGCATCTGGGGCCCATGGACGCAGCACCCCAATCCCTGTCGCGGACCCAAGGCCGAGAAGACCTTCGGCGGACAGAGCACTTACGTGTTGACGCTCGACGACGGTCATCATATCTTCATGGCCGACATCTGGCGCCCGCGCCATCCCCGCGATGCCCGCTACGTCTGGATTCCCATCGACTTTGAGAATGGCAAGCCAGTTGTGCGCTGGTGCGATGAGGTTTCGTTCTGA
- a CDS encoding SGNH/GDSL hydrolase family protein, translating to MKKNILISLLLLAGMPLAMKAQQVAPFKKGDRVCFVGNSITDGGHYHSYIWLYYMTHFPFEEMWMANCGVGGDTSLEILNRLDGDVFAKRPNVITLTFGMNDSGYFEYNGPEPEKFAAEKLATSKKYFYQIEKRLQNRPDTRMVMIGTSPYDQTSTFNDNVFRNKNNTIGRIVAFQDSAAKANHWEFVDFWAPMTKINEEQQKLDPKFTICGNDRIHPDNDGHLVMAYLFLKAQGMAGKKVADVEVNAKSKKVMKSDNCTITNVENRSGVVSFDYLANSLPFPLDTISRGWEYKRKQADALKVIPQFMDEMDNEAFCVTGLKGNYQLLIDGQLIDTFTAAQLAKGINLATYRHTPQYQQAKTIMELNENRWEIERQFRDYAWLQYNFFMKRGMLNQNDEQAARTFRAGQDDGWVAAKRGLYDKMIHKEVRDMHQRQMDLIVERIYQINKPQVRKIVLTPVKR from the coding sequence ATGAAAAAGAATATCCTGATCTCACTGCTGCTGTTGGCAGGCATGCCTCTGGCCATGAAGGCACAGCAGGTAGCACCCTTTAAGAAGGGCGACCGCGTTTGTTTCGTAGGTAACAGTATCACCGATGGCGGTCATTACCACTCTTACATCTGGCTTTACTACATGACGCATTTCCCCTTCGAGGAGATGTGGATGGCCAACTGTGGCGTGGGCGGCGACACCAGTCTTGAGATCCTGAACCGTCTGGATGGCGATGTGTTTGCCAAGCGGCCTAATGTCATCACCCTGACATTCGGCATGAACGACAGTGGCTATTTTGAGTATAACGGTCCCGAGCCTGAGAAGTTTGCAGCCGAGAAGCTGGCCACCTCAAAGAAATACTTCTACCAGATCGAGAAGCGACTGCAGAATCGTCCGGACACGCGTATGGTCATGATTGGCACGTCGCCCTACGACCAGACTTCTACCTTCAACGATAATGTGTTCCGCAACAAGAACAACACCATTGGCCGTATTGTGGCTTTCCAGGACTCGGCAGCTAAGGCTAACCATTGGGAGTTCGTGGATTTCTGGGCACCGATGACTAAGATCAACGAGGAGCAGCAGAAGCTGGATCCTAAGTTCACCATCTGCGGCAACGACCGCATCCATCCCGACAACGACGGTCATCTGGTCATGGCCTATCTGTTTCTGAAGGCTCAGGGCATGGCTGGCAAGAAGGTGGCCGACGTCGAGGTCAATGCCAAGAGCAAGAAGGTGATGAAGAGCGACAACTGCACCATCACCAATGTCGAAAACCGTAGTGGTGTGGTCAGCTTCGACTACCTGGCCAACTCGCTGCCCTTCCCACTTGACACCATCTCACGTGGATGGGAATACAAGCGCAAGCAGGCTGATGCGCTGAAGGTGATTCCTCAGTTTATGGACGAGATGGACAATGAGGCTTTCTGCGTGACAGGCCTGAAGGGCAACTACCAATTGCTCATCGACGGTCAGCTCATCGACACCTTCACCGCCGCACAGCTGGCTAAGGGCATCAACCTGGCCACCTATCGCCACACGCCTCAGTATCAGCAGGCGAAGACCATCATGGAACTCAACGAGAACCGTTGGGAGATAGAGCGTCAGTTCCGCGACTATGCCTGGTTGCAGTACAACTTCTTTATGAAGCGTGGCATGCTCAACCAGAACGACGAGCAGGCTGCCCGCACCTTCCGTGCCGGACAAGACGATGGCTGGGTGGCTGCCAAGCGTGGTCTCTACGACAAGATGATCCATAAGGAGGTGCGCGACATGCACCAGCGCCAGATGGACCTCATCGTGGAGCGTATCTATCAGATCAACAAGCCACAGGTGCGTAAGATTGTGCTCACCCCTGTGAAGAGATGA
- a CDS encoding DUF5005 domain-containing protein → MNRKRFLFINVALLAVAVCLCWSCYKITLVVQAHSIVKGNVFNGKLVIKDTNNTAGGMEHVYGLFGIRVPEGWEVDGQIVMTQVAKATTDTGDPDYNQTITRSLETSQAYTDLLNRCYPRNGYTWLGFVTSSDFKTLLSGNDAAKRVDSIYVDFTIATSSDKTGVYYLDYVAGHIAHDKVNQIGAVDRDWATRVATFQADSISNFYLTDTSIRVTNTDGSMDEPGDLEWATPVEWDLEAMPNATYAGTARAYKDLKYNKLFTRALGWNGGDGVLTVGLPNGDVLWTFNDSFYGVVNDRLRARGSCSFPRNSIMVQKCRDGVLGETPQDLVWLADYVNWTDASADRYFHARTHLRHPQGEKTDAEIAAGDIDQTKVYWSGDGTVYNGKLQMIWVGVESAELLNLDGSLATYSLDGNEPEGYYLPTIPDYLPHEGDYLYRESHTPNKFVGPCAYGSTLWEDEDGHCYLYAVENMGTVVARSQTRDLYSPWQYYIKDANGQWNWQDTYPTEEERRRSNIMASSSYAIMLPWVFKQGDWYFMTSQAPIFSPDVYIYRSRTPYGPFDERKLLFRLPDHLDKLGSQAYHWLYMVNLHPALSRQGELVFSTNSDPDDFWMNFNARGSADYYRPFFYRVFDWQKVYSDLPTSTSVVAPVVTDRVHDNSYYNLQGQRIDHPRRGLYIKNGKKVFIK, encoded by the coding sequence ATGAATCGCAAACGTTTCCTGTTTATCAATGTTGCCTTGTTGGCTGTGGCAGTCTGTCTCTGTTGGTCGTGCTACAAGATCACCCTTGTTGTCCAGGCTCACAGCATTGTCAAGGGCAATGTGTTCAATGGCAAGTTGGTCATCAAGGACACCAATAATACCGCTGGCGGTATGGAACATGTCTATGGTCTCTTTGGCATTCGTGTGCCTGAGGGGTGGGAGGTCGATGGGCAAATCGTGATGACTCAGGTGGCCAAGGCTACGACCGATACGGGCGACCCTGACTATAACCAAACCATCACGCGTAGCCTGGAGACGAGTCAGGCCTATACCGACCTGCTGAACCGCTGCTATCCGCGCAATGGTTATACGTGGTTGGGATTTGTCACCTCCAGCGACTTCAAGACGTTGCTCAGCGGCAATGATGCGGCAAAACGTGTGGACAGCATCTACGTAGATTTCACTATTGCTACCTCAAGTGACAAGACGGGTGTCTATTATCTGGACTATGTGGCAGGTCATATTGCTCACGACAAGGTCAACCAGATAGGTGCCGTGGACCGCGATTGGGCCACCCGTGTGGCTACCTTCCAGGCCGACAGCATCAGCAACTTCTATCTCACCGACACCAGCATCCGTGTCACGAATACAGATGGCAGCATGGACGAGCCTGGCGATCTGGAGTGGGCCACACCTGTTGAGTGGGACTTGGAGGCTATGCCCAATGCTACTTATGCCGGTACGGCTCGCGCCTACAAGGACTTGAAGTATAATAAGTTGTTCACACGTGCCCTCGGATGGAACGGCGGCGACGGTGTGCTTACCGTGGGGCTGCCCAATGGCGATGTGCTGTGGACCTTCAACGACAGTTTTTATGGCGTTGTCAACGATCGTCTGCGTGCGCGTGGCAGTTGCAGCTTCCCGCGCAACAGCATCATGGTGCAGAAGTGTCGCGACGGCGTGCTGGGCGAGACGCCTCAGGACCTGGTGTGGCTGGCCGACTATGTCAACTGGACCGATGCTAGCGCTGACCGCTATTTCCATGCCCGTACACACCTGCGCCACCCCCAAGGCGAGAAGACCGATGCCGAGATTGCAGCCGGCGACATCGACCAGACGAAGGTCTATTGGTCGGGCGATGGCACGGTCTATAACGGAAAGCTGCAGATGATATGGGTGGGCGTGGAGTCGGCCGAACTGCTCAACCTCGACGGTTCGCTGGCCACCTATAGCCTGGATGGCAACGAGCCCGAGGGTTACTATCTGCCCACCATTCCCGACTACCTGCCTCACGAGGGCGACTACCTCTATCGCGAGAGTCACACACCCAACAAGTTTGTGGGTCCTTGCGCCTATGGTTCCACCCTGTGGGAGGACGAAGATGGTCACTGCTATCTCTATGCCGTAGAAAATATGGGCACGGTGGTGGCACGTTCGCAGACCCGCGACCTCTATAGTCCTTGGCAATACTATATCAAGGATGCCAACGGACAGTGGAACTGGCAGGACACCTATCCTACTGAGGAGGAGCGCCGTCGGTCCAACATCATGGCATCCAGCAGCTATGCCATCATGCTGCCATGGGTGTTCAAGCAGGGCGACTGGTATTTCATGACGTCGCAGGCACCTATCTTCTCACCCGATGTCTATATCTATCGTTCCAGAACGCCTTACGGTCCTTTCGACGAGCGTAAGCTGCTGTTCCGCTTGCCCGACCATCTTGACAAGCTTGGGTCGCAAGCCTATCACTGGCTCTACATGGTGAACCTGCATCCAGCCCTCTCGCGCCAAGGCGAGCTGGTGTTCTCGACCAATAGCGACCCCGATGATTTCTGGATGAACTTCAACGCCAGAGGTTCGGCCGACTACTATCGTCCGTTCTTCTATCGCGTGTTCGACTGGCAGAAGGTCTATAGCGACCTGCCCACGTCAACATCGGTCGTTGCGCCTGTCGTCACAGACAGGGTTCACGACAACTCTTATTACAATCTGCAAGGGCAGCGCATCGATCATCCTCGTCGCGGACTCTATATTAAAAACGGTAAAAAGGTCTTCATCAAGTGA
- a CDS encoding TRL-like family protein, whose translation MKKMMTLAACAAFAALTLGSCATINSGAALTEKAPIGQKVGEAQSSYILGLWSSKGKQNNIQKAAENGGIKKVSQVEYVDQMVLGGLFIKHTTRVYGE comes from the coding sequence ATGAAAAAAATGATGACTCTTGCTGCTTGTGCAGCTTTCGCAGCGCTCACATTGGGCAGTTGCGCAACAATCAACAGTGGTGCAGCTCTGACTGAGAAGGCTCCGATTGGACAGAAAGTTGGTGAAGCACAGTCTTCTTACATCCTTGGCCTTTGGAGCTCGAAGGGCAAGCAGAACAACATTCAGAAGGCTGCCGAGAATGGTGGCATCAAGAAAGTGTCTCAGGTGGAGTATGTTGACCAGATGGTTCTGGGCGGCTTGTTCATCAAGCACACCACTCGCGTTTACGGTGAGTAA
- a CDS encoding RNA polymerase sigma-70 factor encodes MNFNQLYTELFPRLVQMASAWIAREDAEDLVQDVLVKLWERRDGLSFIANIHTYASAAVRHKCQDYLKHQAYVREYRHGLWANLHLACELESPTRYVEYRELHDRVEKAVNQLPHRNRLVFMLSRYEDKSNAEIAQELGISVNTVECHMTKALSRLHSYLNVS; translated from the coding sequence ATGAATTTTAATCAACTCTACACGGAACTTTTCCCACGACTGGTGCAGATGGCATCGGCCTGGATAGCTCGTGAGGATGCTGAAGACCTGGTTCAAGATGTACTGGTGAAACTGTGGGAACGACGCGACGGCCTGTCGTTCATTGCCAATATACACACCTACGCCAGTGCTGCCGTGCGCCATAAGTGTCAGGACTATCTGAAGCATCAGGCTTATGTGCGCGAGTATCGTCACGGTCTGTGGGCCAACCTCCATCTGGCATGCGAGTTGGAGAGCCCTACACGCTATGTGGAGTATCGCGAGTTGCACGACCGGGTGGAGAAAGCTGTCAACCAGTTGCCCCACCGCAACCGACTTGTCTTCATGCTCAGTCGCTATGAGGACAAGAGCAATGCGGAGATTGCTCAGGAACTTGGCATCTCGGTCAACACCGTAGAGTGTCATATGACCAAAGCGCTGAGTCGTCTCCATTCTTATCTGAATGTTTCCTAA
- a CDS encoding TIM-barrel domain-containing protein, with protein sequence MKRLFLSLLTALSLTASAQVSTMVGDRVAVFYPKNYDAANHQPSPIFVHELTPTALQLPANWQLKPVFTQENGHSIATIQVGDADLYGTGEVYGDLRRNGETIGMWNKDNGLYMTEGGKRLYQTHPWVLGVRKDGTAFGIIADNTWKSKLTTGREVRFDSEGPAFRVIIIERETPAEVLKELGRLSGTMEMPPLWSLGFHQCRHSYVPDTWAMEIADTFREKQIPCDVIWMDIIYMDGFRIFTFSPEQMPDPKKFNDYLHKKHFKSVFMIDPGVKVDSTYFVDQQGMAGDYYVKKANGENFVGKVWPGDCHFPDFTRQDVRSWWSTLYKDFMATGIDGVWNDMNEPAVFDGPDSSMPEDNQHGIASPASTVEVAGSHLRYHNVYGYNMVRATRQGILTANPQKRPFVLSRSNFLGGQRYAATWTGDNASTWEHMKASIPMTLNMGLTGQAFNGPDIGGFARDCNGELLAHWTAIGVYFPFVRNHCSLEEVQQEPWAFGEKVEKVCRTAINRRYRLLPYVYTLFRESSETGLPVMRPVFMSDTEDPSLRSEQQAFMLGSDLLIVPRWAENPALPKGNWKTFTMEQGDDGYQARLSLREGAVLPLANLSQNTEEYSTDSLTVLVNLDAKGEACGRLYEDAGEGFGYRHGDYADYEVQAKAEGKVLTVSLEQKAGRREHPVRWLRIGQLTGGKVVYSPWQKGTSATAKLKK encoded by the coding sequence ATGAAAAGATTATTTCTCTCGCTGCTGACGGCTCTGTCGCTCACGGCATCAGCACAAGTGTCCACGATGGTAGGCGACCGTGTGGCTGTCTTCTATCCTAAGAACTACGATGCTGCCAACCACCAACCATCACCTATCTTTGTTCACGAACTAACACCCACGGCCCTGCAATTGCCAGCCAACTGGCAACTGAAGCCCGTGTTCACCCAGGAGAACGGGCATAGCATTGCCACTATCCAGGTGGGCGATGCCGACCTTTACGGCACTGGCGAGGTCTATGGCGACCTGCGTCGCAATGGTGAGACCATCGGCATGTGGAACAAGGACAACGGTCTTTATATGACCGAGGGCGGCAAGCGCCTCTATCAGACTCACCCTTGGGTGCTGGGCGTCAGAAAAGACGGCACCGCCTTTGGCATCATTGCCGACAACACGTGGAAGTCTAAGCTGACAACAGGTCGTGAGGTGCGCTTCGACAGCGAAGGTCCTGCTTTCCGCGTCATCATCATCGAGCGTGAGACACCAGCCGAGGTACTGAAAGAACTGGGCCGGTTGAGTGGCACCATGGAGATGCCCCCACTTTGGTCTCTCGGCTTCCACCAGTGTCGTCATAGCTACGTGCCCGACACGTGGGCCATGGAGATTGCCGACACGTTCCGCGAGAAACAGATTCCCTGCGACGTGATCTGGATGGACATCATCTATATGGACGGCTTCCGCATCTTTACGTTCTCACCTGAGCAGATGCCCGACCCCAAGAAGTTCAATGACTATCTGCACAAGAAGCACTTCAAGTCGGTGTTCATGATTGACCCAGGTGTCAAGGTCGATTCCACCTATTTCGTCGATCAGCAGGGCATGGCCGGCGACTACTATGTGAAGAAGGCCAATGGCGAGAACTTCGTTGGCAAGGTATGGCCAGGCGACTGCCATTTCCCCGACTTCACCCGTCAGGATGTTCGCTCTTGGTGGAGCACGCTCTATAAGGATTTCATGGCAACAGGTATCGATGGCGTGTGGAACGATATGAACGAGCCTGCCGTCTTTGACGGTCCTGACAGTTCGATGCCTGAGGACAACCAGCATGGCATCGCTTCGCCTGCCAGCACTGTCGAGGTGGCCGGTTCTCACCTGCGCTATCACAATGTCTATGGCTACAACATGGTGCGCGCCACGCGTCAGGGCATCCTGACAGCCAATCCGCAGAAGCGTCCTTTCGTGCTGTCGCGTTCCAACTTCTTGGGTGGTCAGCGCTATGCTGCCACGTGGACGGGCGACAATGCCTCTACCTGGGAGCACATGAAGGCCAGTATCCCCATGACGCTGAACATGGGACTCACCGGTCAGGCGTTCAACGGTCCTGATATTGGTGGCTTTGCCCGCGATTGTAATGGCGAGCTCTTGGCTCACTGGACAGCCATCGGTGTCTATTTCCCCTTCGTGCGCAACCACTGCAGTCTGGAGGAGGTACAGCAAGAGCCTTGGGCCTTTGGCGAAAAGGTGGAGAAGGTGTGCCGCACGGCTATCAACCGCCGCTACCGTCTGCTGCCCTATGTTTACACGCTCTTCCGCGAGTCGAGCGAGACCGGTCTGCCAGTCATGCGCCCTGTCTTCATGAGCGACACCGAGGACCCGAGTCTGCGCAGCGAGCAGCAGGCATTCATGTTGGGCAGCGACCTGCTCATCGTGCCACGTTGGGCCGAGAACCCTGCACTGCCAAAAGGCAACTGGAAGACCTTCACCATGGAACAGGGCGACGATGGCTATCAGGCTCGTCTTTCTTTGCGCGAAGGCGCAGTGCTGCCTTTGGCCAATCTGAGCCAGAACACCGAGGAGTACAGCACCGACTCGCTGACCGTCTTGGTCAACCTCGATGCCAAAGGCGAGGCTTGCGGCCGTCTCTATGAGGATGCCGGCGAAGGTTTTGGTTACCGTCATGGCGACTATGCTGACTATGAGGTGCAGGCAAAGGCCGAAGGAAAGGTGCTCACCGTGTCGCTTGAGCAGAAGGCCGGTCGCCGCGAGCACCCCGTTCGTTGGTTGCGCATCGGTCAGCTGACAGGTGGCAAGGTCGTCTATTCTCCTTGGCAGAAAGGCACTTCGGCAACAGCTAAGCTGAAAAAATAA
- a CDS encoding right-handed parallel beta-helix repeat-containing protein — MNLKTFTLSLLVMATPAIASAADYYVSPAGAGEKNGTSAENAWGIDELLEQFNSANAANFQNGDNVYFAAGKYVPTATLYVKMGINLIGAEGAERTVFNGDANGDGEINEGDRDRVFQINTAVGVGTTEKCVTITNIDFEGLYIAQGGNDTKGAIYLDNCGAEVTVSKCNFKDLVNTGQGANAFFSKRSTLKVVDCTFTGNKAANRGVVARLQGDIKKGWTTFERCLFADNEATGAAGDPCGIVMMQHGQQMNFVNCSFINNKVNGKGSCIWDATAPDGNYSRILNVVSCTFADNSSAAEAEADQMEILLNATSKANILNSIVLGGITAGDGIALQGNITDKTREEVFGDNVLTDGVLAPIAKNETMEGFAAVVEALDPAINPAADITLDQTGAVRENNVIGAYDFAPSAIDDNPDDGGDDTNAIKTVGAQNQQKVAYNLNGQRVTSGKKGIIILNGKKVVSSL, encoded by the coding sequence ATGAATCTAAAAACTTTTACGCTTTCCTTGCTTGTAATGGCAACGCCAGCCATTGCTTCAGCTGCTGACTATTATGTTAGTCCTGCAGGTGCTGGTGAAAAGAACGGTACCAGTGCAGAGAATGCATGGGGTATTGACGAACTGCTGGAACAGTTCAACAGTGCGAACGCAGCCAACTTTCAAAATGGTGATAATGTGTACTTCGCTGCTGGCAAATATGTGCCCACAGCTACACTCTATGTGAAGATGGGCATCAACCTGATTGGCGCCGAGGGTGCTGAGCGCACCGTGTTCAATGGCGATGCCAATGGCGATGGAGAAATAAACGAGGGTGACCGCGACCGCGTGTTCCAGATAAACACCGCCGTTGGTGTGGGAACAACGGAGAAATGTGTCACCATTACAAATATCGACTTCGAAGGTCTGTATATTGCCCAGGGCGGTAACGACACGAAAGGCGCTATCTATCTGGATAACTGTGGTGCCGAGGTGACCGTCAGCAAGTGTAACTTCAAGGACCTTGTCAATACGGGTCAGGGTGCCAACGCCTTCTTTTCAAAACGTTCTACGCTGAAGGTCGTTGACTGTACCTTTACGGGCAATAAAGCTGCCAACCGTGGTGTGGTGGCTCGCCTGCAGGGTGACATTAAGAAAGGATGGACCACCTTTGAGCGCTGTCTGTTTGCCGACAACGAGGCAACGGGTGCTGCCGGTGATCCTTGCGGTATCGTGATGATGCAGCATGGTCAGCAGATGAACTTTGTGAACTGCAGCTTTATTAATAATAAGGTGAATGGTAAGGGCTCTTGCATCTGGGACGCTACTGCTCCCGATGGTAACTACAGTCGCATCCTGAATGTGGTGTCTTGCACCTTTGCCGACAACAGTTCGGCTGCTGAGGCTGAGGCCGACCAGATGGAAATCCTTCTGAACGCCACATCAAAAGCTAATATCCTTAACTCCATCGTGCTGGGTGGCATCACCGCAGGCGACGGCATCGCTTTGCAGGGTAACATCACCGACAAGACACGTGAGGAGGTGTTTGGTGACAATGTCTTGACCGATGGTGTGCTGGCTCCTATTGCCAAGAACGAGACCATGGAGGGTTTCGCCGCTGTAGTCGAGGCGCTCGATCCTGCTATCAACCCTGCTGCAGATATCACTCTGGACCAGACAGGTGCCGTTCGTGAAAACAATGTCATTGGTGCCTATGATTTTGCCCCATCAGCAATTGATGATAATCCTGATGATGGCGGTGATGATACCAATGCTATCAAGACCGTTGGTGCACAGAACCAACAGAAGGTGGCATACAACCTGAACGGTCAGCGTGTGACCTCAGGCAAGAAGGGTATCATCATCCTTAATGGTAAGAAAGTAGTTAGTAGTTTATAA